CGCGACGCCGGCTGCACAGGAGGCTGCCGCACCCACCACGAGCGGAAGCGACAGCATCCTGGGCGGCACCCAGGGCGTGGTGAACGTCGCGGCCCCGGTGACCGTGGGTGGCAACGCCATCTCGGTGCTCGGCGACGCCGACACCACCAAGGCCACCACGACGGCCCCCACCGGCACCGGAAGCGGCTCCACCGACGGCGCCACCACCAACGGCACGGACGGCATCCTCGGCGGCACCCAGGTGCTCGCACCGATCACCGCACCCGTCACCGCCGGCGGCAACGCCATCTCCGTCCTCGGCGACGCCGACACCACCAAGGCCACCACGACGGCCCCCACCGGCACCGGAAGCGGCTCCACCGCAGGCTCCACCACCAACGGCACGGACGGCATCCTCGGCGGCACCCAGGTGCTCGCCCCGATCACCGCACCCGTCACCGCCGGCGGCAACGCCATCTCCGTCCTCGGCGACGCCGACACCACCAAGGCCACCACGACGGCCCCCACCGGCACCGGAAGCGGCTCCACCGCAGGCTCCACCACCGACGGCACGGACGGCATCCTCGGCGGCACCCAGGTGCTCGCCCCGATCACCGCACCCGTCACCGCCGGCGGCAACGCCATCTCGGTCCTCGGCGACGCCGACAGCACCGACGCCACCACCACGGCCCCCACCGGCACCTCCGGCACGACGACCGGCGGCTCCACCACGAGCGGCCTGGACGGCATCCTGGGCGGCACGCAGCTGGGCCTGCCGATCACCGCGCCGATCACGCTCGGCGGCAACGCCGTCGCGGTCGTCGGCGACGCCACCACGACGGGGCCGACCACCGGCAACCCCGGCAACCCGGGTAACCCCGGCAACCCCGGCAACCCCGGCAACCCCGGCAACCCCGGCAACCCCGGCAACCCCGGCAACCCCGGCACGCCGACCACCGGCGGCACCCCGATCACCGGAATGGTCGCCGCGAGCGGCCCGGTGAAGACCCTCGCCGTCACCGGCGGCGTGCTCGACACGCTGCCGCTGGTCGGCGGGCTGCTCGCCCTCGCGCTGGGGGTGATGCTCACCGCACGCCGCCGCAGCCGCACCGAATGACCCCCGACGGGAGGGGCCGGCGACCGTGCCTGGCACCGGCCCCCGCACCGTCAGGGCGTAAACGACGGATGCCGTGACCTCACCTTGGGGGAGGTCACGGCATCCGTGCTGCGTTTCGACGAGGCGCTGCGCGCCTCGCTCAACGACCGGGAAACCCGGCGGGTCTTACTTGGCGGCGACCACCTGGAGGGTGATCACAGCGGTGAGGTCGTCGCGCAGACGCACGGTCGCCTCGTGCTCACCGACGGCCTTGATGGGCGCGGTGATGTGGATCTTGCGCTTGTCGAGGTCACCGAAACCGGCTGCCTTGACCGCGTCGGCCACGTCGGCGGTCTTGACCGACCCGAAGAGGCGGCCTTCCTTGCCGGCCTTGACCGACAGCTTGACCTTGTTCGACTCGAGGGTGTCCTTGAGCGCGACGGCCTCTTCGTGGTCGTGGATCGCACGGGCGTCACGGGCGGCGCGGATCGACGCCACCTGCTTCTCGCCACCGCGGGTCCACGCCACAGCGAAGCCCTGAGGGATGAGGTAGTTGCGGGCGTACCCGTTCTTGACCTCGATGACGTCGCCGGCGCTTCCGAGCCCGGCAACCTCGTTCGTGAGAATCAGCTTTGCCATGATGGGTGCTCCTTAGCGGCCAGCGCCGGCGTAAGGCAGGAGCGCCATTTCGCGGGCGTTCTTGATCGCCTTGGCGATCAGACGCTGCTCCTGCACCGAGACACCGGTGATACGACGGGCGCGGATCTTGCCGCGCTCCGAGATGAACTTGCGAAGCGTTGCGACGTCCTTGTAGTCGATGACGCCGACGCGGATCGCCTTCGCGGGAGCGGCGTTCTTCGCGCCCTTCCGCGGCTTACGGCGATCGCCGGTAGCCTTTCCAGCCATTGTTTTCCTTAGATGTGAGCGGATGCCGAGGCATCCAAGATTTTCTGCGTGAGGGTTTCGACTCGGCCCTCCGGGCCTCGCTCAACCCCCGGCGGCGACGATCAGAAAGGAGTGTCGTCGCCGTAGGCGCCGGGTGCGCTCCAGGCGTCGGGTGCGGCAGAGCCCGGGGTCGCCCACGGCTCCTCCTGCTGCACCTGCTGCGGGCGCGACTGCTGGCCGCCCCCGTAGTTGCCTCCGCCGGAGGCGGCACGCGTGACCTGAGCCGTGGCATACCGCAGCGAGGGGCCGATCTCGTCGACCTCCAGCTCGATCGCGGTCCGGTTGTTGCCCTCGCGGTCCTGGTAGGAACGCTGCTTCAACCGACCGGTCGCGATGACACGGGAACCCTTCGTCAGCGAACCGGCGACGTGCTCGGCGAACTCGCGCCACACCGACGCGCGGAGGAACAGCGCTTCGCCGTCCTTCCACTCGTTGGCCTGACGGTCGAAGTTGCGCGGCGTCGACGCGATGGTGAAGTTCGCGACGGGCAGGCCGTTCTGCGTGTAGCGCAGCTCGGGGTCTGCCGTGAGGTTTCCCACGACGGTGATGACGGTCTCGCCGGCCATCGTCCTTACGCCTTCGCTGCCTTGCGGGCGGCCTTGGCCTCGGCGCGCTCCTTCTCGGCGGCGACCTGAGCGATCGCCTCCTCGGCACGCAGGACCTTGGTACGCATGATCTGCTCGTTCAGCTTGAGCTGACGGTCGAGCTCCTGCGTGGCCTCGCTCGTGGCGGTGAAGTTGACGACGGCGTAGATGCCCTCGTTCTTCTTCTGGATCTCGTACGCCAGGCGACGCTTGCCCCAGACGTCGACGTTCTCGATGGAGCCACCGTCTGCGGTGATCACCTTGAGGAACCCGTCGAGCTTGGGGGCGACCTGACGCTCGTCGATCTCGGGGTCGAGGATGACCATGAGCTCGTACTGGTGTGAGTGCGTCACTAACCCACCTCCTTCGGACTAGAACGGATGCCGGGCATTTCCCGGCATCAGGAGGGTTGATGCACGTGCCCGGACTCTATTCCGCAACGGAACGCAGACGGGCAACCACAACAGTCTACCCGACGACCGCTACGCTCATGGACGACGGGGGCGACGGAAGGACGGTGGATGCCGGGCACGCACGTTCCCGCGCGCACGGGCGCGGTCCTGACCGCGCTGCTGATGGCGGCCGCGGTCTGCAATCTGACCACCGGCGGCGCCAGCGTCGCCCTGCCCGACATCGCCGGCACCTTCGACGCCCCGCAGACGACGCTCAACCTCGTCGCTCTCGGCACAGGGCTGGGGCTCGCGATGACTGTGCTGTACGCCGGCGCCCTCGGCGACCGCTACGGCCGCGTGCGGCTGCTGTGCATCGGACTGATCGGTCTGCTGATCGCCGGCACCGCGGCAAGCCTCGCCCCGACGATCGAGTTCCTCATGGGCGCCCGCGTGCTCACGGGTATCGCTGCGGGCTGCGCCTTTCCCACGACCCTCGCCCTCATCACCGCCCTCTGGGCGGAGGGTCCGGCCCGCGTGCGCGCGATCGCCCTGTGGACGGCGACCGGGGCGGTGGCGACGGTCGCCGGCTCGGTGATCTCGGGCGCACTCGTCGTCGCCTTCGGCTGGCGCATCGCCCTGCTGCTGCCCGTGCCGGTCGCCGCCGTGGCACTCCTCATCGCCGCGCGCGCGATTCCGCGCGGCGTGGCGGAGTCCGACGAGCCGGTCGATCACCTCGGCGGCATCCTGTCGGTCGTCGCCGTGGCCGCACTGGTGCTCGGTCTCGGCGTCGTCTTCGCCCCGGGGGAGACGGGTGCGGGGGTGGGCCTGCTCGTCGCCGCGGCGGTGCTGATCGCCGCCTTCGCGGCGCGCCAGCTGCGGATCGCGGCGCCCCTCTACGATCTGTCCATCGCGCGGCGGCGCCTGTTCTGGGTCCCGGCCGTCGCAGGCACCCTCGCCTTCGGCGCGCTCGTGGGGGCGATGTTCGTCGGTCAGCAGTACCTGCAGAACATCCTCGGCTACGACGCGCTGCAGGCGGGCGTCGCACTCATCCCGGCCGCGATCGCGCTGCTCGTGTGCGCACCGCTGGCGGCGATCCTCGTCGAACGCGGCACGCGGATGGCGATGATCGTCGGCTACGTCGTGCTCATCGCCGCCTTCGGCACGATGCTCGCGTGGAACGAGACCACACCGCCGGTGATCGTCGCGCTCGCGTTCGCCCTGGTCGGCGGGGGTGCGTCGTTCGTGATGACCGCGGCATCCCGCTCCCTGACCAGCAGCACCCCGGTGCGCCGCGCGGGCATGGCCTCGGCGACCAGCGACCTGCAGACCGACCTCGGCGGTGCGGTGATGCAGGCGCTGCTCGGCGCCGTGCTCGCCGGCGGGTTCTCGCACGTGTTCGCCGGGCTCATCGCCGCCTCTCCCGAAGCCGCATCGCTCTCCGACGACATCACCCGCGCCTTGCAGGCGTCGTACGCGTCGGCCGCCCACGTGGCCGCCAACAACCCCGCCTACGCGGCGCAGATCCTCGAGGCGGCGCGGTTGAGTTTCGTCGACGGCGCCTGGGCGGCGTACCTCGTCGGCGCCGTCGCGCTCGTGGTGGGACTGATCGTGGTGACCGTGGGCCTTCCGGGGGTCGCCGTCGAGAAAGAGTTGCGAGGCCGTTATCGCGACGAGGACGCGCTGACGGCGCCCTGAAAGCTCGCCCGGGTAGCGTGGCGATATGAGCACGCCCGCGGCATCCTCAGCCTTCGACGCGCGACCGCTCATCGAGCCCGCCGATCGGGCGACCGTGCGCGCCTACGTGCGCGACCTGCGCGCGAGTGGACGGGCACCGGCGTCGAACATCGCGTCGCGGGCCGTCTTCGCCGTGCTCGCCGTCGTGGCCGTGCTCTTCGTCTTCGGGTCGACGGTGATCGGTGTCGTGGGCGGCATGACGACGGCATCCGGGGGCGGGTTCTCGCCCTTCCTGATCGCGCCGATCCTCGTGGTCGTCGGTGTGGTCGCGGTGCTCGCGACCGCGCTGGTGCGCATGTTCGGCGCCCGCACGGGGGAGCGGTGGTGGCGCCTCGACCGCTTCGCGCGGGCCAACGCGATGACCTGGTACCCGTCGGTGTCGAACCCACCGCTGCCGGGAATGGTGTTCGGCATCGGACACGGGCGCATCGCGAGCGACGTGGTCCGCGGCGAGAGGCCGCGCTTCGTCGAGTTCGGCAACTATGTGTACCGCACGGGCTCGGGCAAGAACGAGTCGACGCATCGGTGGGGCTACGTCGCCGTCAAGCTGTCGACCCCGCTGCCCAACATCGTGCTGGATGCCGTCGGCAACAACAGCCTGTTCGGCTCCAACCTGCCGGCCGCGCTCGACGGGTCGCAGCGGCTGAGTCTGGAGGGCGACTTCGACCGCACCTTCACGCTCTACTGCCCGTCCGGCTACGAGGCCGACGCGCTCTACCTCTTCACGCCCGACATCATGGCGCGATTCGTCGACCACGCCGCCGCCCTCGACATCGAGATCGTCGACGACTGGCTCTTCCTCTATACGCCGCGCGAGGCGTCGACGCTCGACCCTGCCACCTGGGCCTGGCTGTTCTCCGTGGTCGCGGCCCTGCTCGACAAGCTCGCCCAGTGGGAGCGCTGGCGCGACGACCGCCTCGCCGCACCGGCGACCGGCGCGGCCGTCCCCGCGCGTGACGCGGCGGGATCGGCGGCACTCCCGTTCGCGGCGCCCGCGGCATCCCTGGGTCCACCGCACGGCGTCGCGCCGGAGGGCAGACGGCTGCGGCGGCGCGTGCCGTGGGCCGCGATCATCGTGATCGGCGCGGCGCTGCTGCTGATGCTGTTCGGCCCGCTGGGCGTGTTCGCCTCGATCATCGAGAACCTGTCGAACTGAGACCGCCGTTGCACGTGAAACGGTGCGCGCCGGCGGCCGCGCGACGACCGGCTCAGGCTGCCGGCAGCGGCGCGAACAGGTCGACGGCGTTGCCGTCGGGGTCGAGCACCGTCGCGTAGCGCTGACCCCAGAACGCGTCGAACGGCGGAACGTGACCCTCGTGGCCCGCGGCGACGAGGGTGGCATACGCGGCATCCACCTCTGCCGGACTGTCCTTGACGAACGCGAGCGCGATGCGGTGTCCGCCGGACGCCGGCTG
The sequence above is a segment of the Microbacterium sp. PM5 genome. Coding sequences within it:
- the rplI gene encoding 50S ribosomal protein L9, with protein sequence MAKLILTNEVAGLGSAGDVIEVKNGYARNYLIPQGFAVAWTRGGEKQVASIRAARDARAIHDHEEAVALKDTLESNKVKLSVKAGKEGRLFGSVKTADVADAVKAAGFGDLDKRKIHITAPIKAVGEHEATVRLRDDLTAVITLQVVAAK
- a CDS encoding single-stranded DNA-binding protein produces the protein MAGETVITVVGNLTADPELRYTQNGLPVANFTIASTPRNFDRQANEWKDGEALFLRASVWREFAEHVAGSLTKGSRVIATGRLKQRSYQDREGNNRTAIELEVDEIGPSLRYATAQVTRAASGGGNYGGGQQSRPQQVQQEEPWATPGSAAPDAWSAPGAYGDDTPF
- a CDS encoding MFS transporter is translated as MPGTHVPARTGAVLTALLMAAAVCNLTTGGASVALPDIAGTFDAPQTTLNLVALGTGLGLAMTVLYAGALGDRYGRVRLLCIGLIGLLIAGTAASLAPTIEFLMGARVLTGIAAGCAFPTTLALITALWAEGPARVRAIALWTATGAVATVAGSVISGALVVAFGWRIALLLPVPVAAVALLIAARAIPRGVAESDEPVDHLGGILSVVAVAALVLGLGVVFAPGETGAGVGLLVAAAVLIAAFAARQLRIAAPLYDLSIARRRLFWVPAVAGTLAFGALVGAMFVGQQYLQNILGYDALQAGVALIPAAIALLVCAPLAAILVERGTRMAMIVGYVVLIAAFGTMLAWNETTPPVIVALAFALVGGGASFVMTAASRSLTSSTPVRRAGMASATSDLQTDLGGAVMQALLGAVLAGGFSHVFAGLIAASPEAASLSDDITRALQASYASAAHVAANNPAYAAQILEAARLSFVDGAWAAYLVGAVALVVGLIVVTVGLPGVAVEKELRGRYRDEDALTAP
- the rpsR gene encoding 30S ribosomal protein S18, which produces MAGKATGDRRKPRKGAKNAAPAKAIRVGVIDYKDVATLRKFISERGKIRARRITGVSVQEQRLIAKAIKNAREMALLPYAGAGR
- a CDS encoding VOC family protein, which produces MTATLGFIGIVVRDMAASLAFYRALGVPIADDQDDAPHVDATLDGGVALAWDTVETIRSFDPDYQPASGGHRIALAFVKDSPAEVDAAYATLVAAGHEGHVPPFDAFWGQRYATVLDPDGNAVDLFAPLPAA
- the rpsF gene encoding 30S ribosomal protein S6; translated protein: MVILDPEIDERQVAPKLDGFLKVITADGGSIENVDVWGKRRLAYEIQKKNEGIYAVVNFTATSEATQELDRQLKLNEQIMRTKVLRAEEAIAQVAAEKERAEAKAARKAAKA
- a CDS encoding chaplin family protein; amino-acid sequence: MNTNLKRALWGTLLAGGITLFGATVAQAAETTGDDGLLSGTQGLISVAVPVTVAGNGISVLGDATSTDAQTSTPAISVGGGDASTSGSDGAGSGTQALIDVVLPVTLGGNAVSVLGDAESTDAATSQPAEAPAATPAAQEAAAPTTSGSDSILGGTQGVVNVAAPVTVGGNAISVLGDADTTKATTTAPTGTGSGSTDGATTNGTDGILGGTQVLAPITAPVTAGGNAISVLGDADTTKATTTAPTGTGSGSTAGSTTNGTDGILGGTQVLAPITAPVTAGGNAISVLGDADTTKATTTAPTGTGSGSTAGSTTDGTDGILGGTQVLAPITAPVTAGGNAISVLGDADSTDATTTAPTGTSGTTTGGSTTSGLDGILGGTQLGLPITAPITLGGNAVAVVGDATTTGPTTGNPGNPGNPGNPGNPGNPGNPGNPGNPGNPGTPTTGGTPITGMVAASGPVKTLAVTGGVLDTLPLVGGLLALALGVMLTARRRSRTE